A genomic segment from Anopheles maculipalpis chromosome X, idAnoMacuDA_375_x, whole genome shotgun sequence encodes:
- the LOC126568841 gene encoding dolichyl-diphosphooligosaccharide--protein glycosyltransferase subunit STT3A — MDQVTKLRMNLEKQESLIKLGILTTAAILSFSTRLFSVLRFESVIHEFDPYFNYRTTKHLAEQGFYNFHNWFDDRAWYPLGRIIGGTIYPGLMVTSAVLYRLMWLVNITVDIRNVCVFLAPFFSSLTTIVTYLLTKEIHSSGAGLVAGAMISIVPGYISRSVAGSYDNEGIAIFCMLLTYYTWIKAVKTGAILWATFAALAYFYMVSSWGGYVFLINLIPLHVLALMATGRFTHRVYIAYSTLYTIGTILSMQISFVGFQPVQSSEHMLAFGVFGLCQLHAFVDYVRSAVPKEHFETLFQALIVTIASVAALIGLALTVTGKISPWTGRFYSLLDPSYAKNHIPIIASVSEHQPTSWSSFYFDLQILVFLFPAGLYFCFSKLSDANIFIILYGVTSIYFAGVMVRLMLVLAPVMCILSGIAISHLLTKYIRNMDVSGANVATVPESSNRKTKARYEQQSSVKNEVAIGFVLLVTFLLVTYTFHCTWVTSEAYSSPSIVLSARSQDGGRIIFDDFREAYYWLKMNTPEDARVMSWWDYGYQITAMANRTILVDNNTWNNTHISRVGQAMASTEEKAYEIMKELDVDYVLVIFGGLTGYSSDDINKFLWMVRIGGSTDRGAHIKEMDYYAPSGDFRIDKEGSPVLLNCLMYKMCYYRFGQVYTEGGKAPGYDRVRGAEIGNKDFELDVLEEAYTTEHWLVRIYKVKDLSNRGV, encoded by the exons ATGGATCAAGTAACGAAGCTACGCATGAACCTGGAAAAACAGGAAAGCCTCATCAAGTTGGGCATCCTAACGACGGCGGCTATTCTGT CCTTCTCAACTCGTCTGTTCTCCGTCCTGCGGTTCGAGAGTGTGATACACGAGTTCGATCCGTACTTTAACTATCGCACCACGAAGCATCTGGCCGAGCAAGGGTTTTACAACTTCCACAACTGGTTCGACGATCGAGCGTGGTACCCGCTCGGCCGTATCATCGGTGGTACCATCTATCCCGGTCTGATGGTGACCTCCGCCGTACTGTACCGACTGATGTGGCTCGTCAACATTACCGTCGACATACGgaacgtgtgcgtgtttctggCACCGTTCTTTTCCTCCCTCACCACCATCGTGACGTACCTGCTGACGAAGGAGATACACAGTAGCGGTGCGGGATTGGTCGCCGGTGCAATGATTTCGATCGTGCCGGGATACATCTCACGCTCGGTTGCCGGTTCGTACGACAATGAAGGTATTGCGATCTTCTGTATGTTGCTAACGTACTACACCTGGATCAAGGCGGTCAAGACGGGTGCGATCCTGTGGGCGACGTTTGCTGCGCTCGCCTACTTCTACATGGTATCGTCCTGGGGTGGGTACGTGTTTCTGATCAACTTGATCCCACTGCACGTGCTGGCACTGATGGCGACCGGTCGGTTTACGCATCGAGTCTATATCGCCTACAGCACACTGTACACGATCGGCACCATCCTGTCGATGCAGATCTCGTTCGTTGGTTTTCAGCCGGTCCAAAGCTCGGAGCATATGCTTGCGTTCGGCgtgtttggtttgtgccagTTGCACGCGTTCGTCGATTACGTACGTTCGGCCGTACCCAAGGAACACTTTGAAACACTGTTTCAAGCGCTGATCGTGACCATCGCCTCGGTTGCAGCCCTGATCGGACTGGCCCTCACCGTAACTGGCAAAATTTCACCCTGGACCGGTCGATTCTACTCTCTGCTCGATCCGTCCTACGCCAAAAATCACATCCCCATCATTGCGTCCGTTTCCGAGCATCAGCCGACGTCCTGGTCATCTTTCTACTTTGATCTGCAAATACTCGTATTCCTATTTCCGGCCGGACTTTACTTCTGCTTTTCGAAGCTTTCGgatgcaaacattttcatcatcctGTACGGTGTGACCAGTATTTATTTTGCCGGCGTAATGGTACGTCTAATGCTGGTACTGGCACCGGTCATGTGCATTCTGTCCGGTATTGCCATTTCTCACCTGCTCACCAAGTACATCCGCAATATGGACGTGAGCGGTGCGAATGTGGCGACCGTCCCGGAAAGCAGCAACCGCAAGACGAAGGCACGGTACGAGCAACAATCGTCGGTGAAAAATGAGGTAGCGATTGGGTTTGTGCTGCTCGTAACCTTCCTGCTCGTCACGTACACGTTTCACTGCACCTGGGTAACGTCGGAAGCGTACAGTTCGCCAAGCATCGTGCTGAGCGCCCGTTCGCAGGACGGTGGACGGATCATTTTCGATGATTTCCGCGAGGCGTACTACTGGCTAAAGATGAATACACCCGAG GATGCACGCGTAATGTCTTGGTGGGATTACGGTTACCAAATAACGGCCATGGCTAATCGTACCATTCTGGTGGATAACAATACCTGGAACAATACGCACATTTCGCGCGTCGGACAAGCGATGGCATCGACCGAGGAGAAGGCGTACGAAATCATGAAAGAGCTAGACGTGGACTACGTGCTGGTCATTTTCGGAGGACTCACTGGCTACTCGTCGGATG ACATCAACAAATTCCTTTGGATGGTACGCATCGGTGGCAGTACGGATCGTGGCGCACACATTAAGGAGATGGACTACTACGCACCCAGCGGTGACTTCCGGATCGACAAGGAAGGATCGCCCGTCTTGCTCAACTGTTTAATGTACAAGATGTGCTACTATCGCTTCGGGCAGGTGTACACGGAGGGTGGCAAAGCGCCCGGTTACGATCGGGTGCGGGGGGCCGAGATCGGGAACAAAGACTTCGAGCTGGATGTGCTGGAGGAGGCGTACACGACCGAACACTGGCTGGTCCGGATTTACAAGGTGAAAGATCTAAGCAATCGTGGTGTGTAA
- the LOC126560486 gene encoding ras-related protein Rab-39B produces the protein MVEPMFDYQFRHILIGDSTVGKSSLLKYFTDGKFAELSDPTVGVDFFAHLIEVMDGTRIKLQLWDTAGQERFRSITKSYYRNSVGVLLVYDITNHASFEHIPLWMMEAKRHIEPHRPVFALVGCKLDLVTSGAQQREVSIEEARTFAEQHGLIFVETSARSGMNVREAFTLVTQEVYNRIKSGEYKVEDGWDGIKKGFMRPNNLDFNLVVAESARSSCC, from the exons ATGGTGGAGCCCATGTTTGATTATCAATTCCGACACATACTCATTGGAGACAGTACCGTCGGGAAGTCGTCactgttgaaatattttaccgATGGCAAATTTGCAGAA CTCTCCGACCCAACGGTAGGGGTCGATTTCTTTGCCCACCTGATCGAGGTAATGGACGGCACCCGGATCAAGCTGCAACTGTGGGATACCGCCGGCCAGGAACGATTTCGCTCCATCACCAAATCGTACTACCGCAACTCGGTCGGTGTGTTGCTAGTGTACGACATTACCAATCACGCTAGCTTCGAACACATCCCGCTCTGGATGATGGAAGCGAAACGGCACATCGAACCGCACCGGCCCGTCTTTGCGCTCGTCGGCTGCAAGCTCGATCTCGTCACGAGCGGTGCGCAGCAGCGCGAGGTAAGCATCGAAGAGGCGCGCACATTCGCGGAACAGCACGGGCTGATCTTTGTGGAAACGTCCGCCCGGTCCGGTATGAATGTCCGGGAAGCGTTCACACTCGTCACGCAGGAGGTGTACAATCGAATTAAGAGCGGCGAATATAAGGTCGAGGACGGGTGGGACGGCATCAAGAAAGGGTTTATGCGGCCAAACAATTTGGATTTTAATCTGGTGGTAGCGGAATCGGCTCGGAGTAGTTGCTGCTAG
- the LOC126561285 gene encoding protein C19orf12 homolog, giving the protein MPINTRELLSAVAILTDKQSMRVTLKSSAKGATVAGSSTFLGGLLAGPIGLLIGGTLGGLIAYAMTNNQFKPVSHIIQHELTVQEQEQLKQRIVDALSQFQPTDLMVILPLLTGNIAAQQTVISTVVAFLTNEMRMQIVD; this is encoded by the coding sequence ATGCCAATCAACACGCGGGAACTACTGAGCGCGGTGGCCATCCTCACCGACAAACAGTCGATGCGCGTTACGCTGAAGAGTAGCGCCAAGGGTGCGACGGTTGCCGGATCGTCCACCTTTCTGGGTGGTTTGCTAGCCGGACCAATCGGTCTGCTCATTGGTGGTACGCTCGGTGGGCTGATCGCGTACGCTATGACGAACAATCAATTCAAACCGGTAAGCCACATCATACAGCACGAACTGACGGTACAGGAGCAGGAACAGCTTAAGCAGCGCATAGTCGATGCCCTGTCCCAGTTCCAGCCAACGGATCTGATGGTCATTTTACCCTTGCTAACGGGGAACATTGCCGCCCAGCAAACGGTCATTTCGACCGTCGTGGCGTTCTTAACGAACGAAATGCGTATGCAAATCGTTGACTGA
- the LOC126563635 gene encoding chitinase-3-like protein 2, translated as MSKQQGKYELLKEDTKLRRQHTYIQSCLLIALCGMSSLTVYATWTMIYRQNLIIPPALLDVSLHWRNRLVLYEEALRQTLQQQEHMLQNYPDNPASSSDSQRTIVKSIYANNGSTVLPDNIFRATDATGKDEKLQSSKPFEPVRVKELDSERIFPSRFGNYIYSKEAMNGQPPSPKIVCYYTTPSLNAARQQGIIGRGHSLRHILQPDHIDPYLCTHLNIGIIDIVNHTLYIDNNVRETLLGTKQLRRLNPTLRILLWVGGASVGGFAEMVETHATRKLFIQSVKATFELYHLDGVDLDWEFPDNGGKRRMHFSQLLHEIRREYQREHRTYILSVAVAPQETIAYMAYDVTEINSYADYVNLMTYDYHFYSPDLPQTGLNAPLYRRANEHSLLGRLNINESVHYWLSAGLEKSKLILGLPTYGHSFTLVNPFNTRIGAPASNFGRVGSFGFASYSEICWFRRYNIYVHQVYDVESCSPYLYSGSEWISYEDERSLECKAKYIKSHGFGGAMIFSLNTDDFGSYCADNALYRDDTGTPSQQASFPLLRKVRSVLVDTEPNKTATNHHQQLDGVSTMPLGATKDRDRKGGDNR; from the exons ATGTCGAAACAGCAGGGAAAGTATGAATTACTCAAAGAAGACACAAAGCTGAG GAGGCAACATACCTATATTCAGAGCTGTTTGCTCATTGCGCTGTGTGGCATGTCTAGCCTGACGGTGTACGCCACATGGACAATGATATATCGACAGAATCTAATTATACCACCGGCATTATTAG ATGTTTCACTACACTGGCGAAACCGTCTTGTGCTGTATGAGGAAGCATTACGCCAAACGCTCCAACAGCAGGAACATATGCTTCAAAACTATCCGGACAATCCCGCATCCAGTAGCGATTCGCAAAGAACGATCGTAAAAAGTATCTACGCAAACAATGGGTCCACCGTGCTACCGGACAACATCTTCCGCGCAACCGATGCTACCGGTAAGGATGAGAAGCTCCAAAGCAGTAAACCGTTCGAACCGGTGCGTGTGAAGGAGCTGGACAGTGAGCGAATATTTCCCTCTCGCTTCGGCAATTACATCTACTCCAAGGAGGCAATGAACGGACAACCACCGAGTCCGAAAATCGTTTGCTACTATACGACGCCCTCGCTGAATGCTGCCCGACAGCAGGGCATCATTGGACGGGGCCACAGTCTGCGCCACATTCTACAGCCCGACCATATCGATCCGTACCTCTGCACGCACCTTAACATCGGCATAATCGATATCGTCAACCACACGCTGTACATCGATAATAACGTGCGGGAAACCTTACTGGGCACGAAGCAGCTCAGGCGGTTGAATCCCACGCTGCGCATACTGTTGTGGGTCGGGGGGGCAAGCGTGGGAGGTTTTGCCGAAATGGTGGAAACCCATGCCACCCGCAAACTGTTCATACAGTCGGTAAAGGCAACGTTCGAACTGTACCATCTCGATGGGGTTGACCTGGACTGGGAGTTTCCGGATAATGGCGGTAAGCGGCGGATGCATTTCTCCCAGCTGCTTCATGAAATACGGCGCGAGTATCAGCGTGAGCATCGTACGTACATACTGAGTGTGGCCGTTGCGCCACAGGAAACGATCGCTTATATGGCGTACGATGTGACGGAAATCAACAGCTACGCCGACTACGTAAATCTGATGACGTACGATTATCATTTCTACTCACCCGATTTACCACAAACAG GACTTAACGCACCGCTGTATCGCAGAGCAAACGAGCACTCCCTACTCGGAAGGCTGAACATCAACGAATCCGTACACTACTGGCTGTCGGCCGGgttggaaaaaagcaaactaatACTGGGGCTGCCCACGTACGGCCATTCCTTCACCTTAGTCAATCCGTTCAACACCCGTATCGGTGCACCCGCGTCCAATTTCGGACGCGTCGGCTCGTTCGGGTTTGCGTCCTACTCCGAAATCTGTTGGTTCCGCCGGTACAACATTTACGTGCATCAGGTTTACGATGTGGAAAGCTGCTCACCGTACCTGTACTCCGGCAGCGAATGGATCTCGTACGAGGACGAACGTAGTCTCGAGTGCAAGGCGAAATACATCAAGAGCCACGGTTTCGGTGGTGCAATGATCTTTTCGCTCAATACCGACGATTTCGGTTCGTACTGTGCGGATAATGCACTGTACAGGGATGACACCGGTACGCCCAGCCAGCAGGCGAGCTTTCCACTGTTACGCAAGGTGCGGTCGGTGCTGGTGGACACCGAGCCAAACAAAACTGCGAcaaaccatcatcagcagctgGACGGTGTGTCTACGATGCCGTTGGGTGCCACAAAGGATCGGGATCGCAAAG